The Kitasatospora albolonga nucleotide sequence AGCTTCGACGCCCGCAGCACGCTGCGCGTGGGCGACGAGTCGTACGAGATCTTCAAGCTGGACAAGGTCGAGGGCTCCGCGCGCCTCCCGTACAGCCTGAAGGTCCTGCTGGAGAACCTGCTCCGTACCGAGGACGGCGCGAACATCACCGCCGACCACATCCGGGCCATCGGCGGCTGGGACTCCCAGGCGCAGCCCAGCCAGGAGATCCAGTTCACGCCGGCCCGCGTGATCATGCAGGACTTCACCGGCGTGCCGTGTGTCGTGGACCTCGCCACCATGCGTGAAGCCGTGAAGGAGCTGGGCGGCGACCCGGCGAAGATCAACCCGCTGGCCCCGGCCGAGCTGGTCATCGACCACTCCGTCATCGCCGACAAGTTCGGCACCAACGAGGCGTTCGCCCAGAACGTCGAGCTGGAGTACGGCCGCAACCGGGAGCGCTACCAGTTCCTGCGCTGGGGCCAGACCGCCTTCGACGAGTTCAAGGTCGTCCCCCCGGGCACCGGCATCGTCCACCAGGTGAACATCGAGCACCTGGCGCGTACGGTCATGGTCCGCAACGGCCAGGCGTACCCCGACACCCTCGTCGGCACCGACTCGCACACCACCATGGTCAACGGCCTCGGCGTGCTGGGCTGGGGCGTCGGCGGCATCGAGGCCGAGGCCGCGATGCTCGGCCAGCCGGTCTCCATGCTCATCCCGCGCGTCGTCGGCTTCAAGCTGACCGGTGAGCTGACCCCCGGCACCACCGCCACCGACCTCGTGCTGACCATCACCGAGATGCTCCGCAAGCACGGCGTCGTCGGCAAGTTCGTCGAGTTCTACGGTGAGGGCGTCGCCGCCACCTCGCTCGCCAACCGCGCCACCATCGGCAACATGTCGCCGGAGTTCGGCTCCACCGCCGCGATCTTCCCGATCGACGGTGAGACCCTGAACTACCTGCGCCTGACCGGCCGCGACGCCCAGCAGGTCGCCCTCGTCGAGGCGTACGCCAAGGAGCAGGGCCTCTGGCTCGACCCGGCCGCCGAGCCGGACTTCTCCGAGAAGCTGGAGCTCGACCTCGCCACGGTCGTCCCCTCCATCGCCGGCCCGAAGCGCCCGCAGGACCGCATCGTCCTGGCCAACGCCGCGCAGCAGTTCGCCTCGGACGTGCGCAACTACGTCTCCGACACCGGTGTCGACGAGGCGGGCAAGGAGTCCTTCCCGGCCTCCGACGCCCCGGCCGTCTCCAACGGCGTCCCGTCGAACCCGACCACCGTCACGGCCCCCGACGGCTCGACGTACGAGATCGACCACGGTGCCGTCACCGTCGCCGCGATCACCTCCTGCACCAACACCTCGAACCCGTACGTCATGGTCGCCGCCGCGCTCGTGGCGAAGAAGGCGGTCGAGAAGGGACTGACCCGCAAGCCGTGGGTCAAGACCACCCTCGCCCCGGGCTCGAAGGTCGTCACCGACTACTTCGACAAGGCGGGGCTCACCCCCTACCTCGACAAGGTCGGCTTCAACCTCGTCGGCTACGGCTGCACCACCTGCATCGGCAACTCCGGCCCGCTGCCGGAGGAGGTCTCCAAGGCCGTCAACGACAACGACCTCGCGGTCACGTCGGTCCTCTCCGGCAACCGTAACTTCGAGGGCCGCATCAACCCCGACGTCAAGATGAACTACCTGGCGTCCCCGCCGCTGGTCGTCGCGTACGCCATCGCCGGTTCGATGAAGGTCGACATCACCAAGGACGCCCTGGGCACCGACCAGGACGGCAAGCCGGTCTACCTGACCGACATCTGGCCCACCGAGGCCGAGGTCAACGACGTCGTGGCGAACGCCATCGGCGAGGACATGTTCAACAAGTCCTACCAGGACGTCTTCGCGGGCGACGCCCAGTGGCAGGCGCTCCCCATCCCGACCGGCAACACCTTCGAGTGGGACTCCGAGTCCACCTACGTGCGCAAGCCCCCGTACTTCGAGGGCATGACGATGGAGACGACCCCGGTCGAGGACATCACCGGCGCCCGGGTGCTGGCCAAGCTCGGCGACTCGGTCACCACCGACCACATCTCCCCGGCCGGTGCCATCAAGGCCGACACCCCGGCCGGCAAGTACCTCACGGAGCACGGCATCGAGCGCCGTGACTTCAACTCCTACGGCTCGCGCCGAGGCAACCACGAGGTCATGATCCGCGGCACGTTCGCCAACATCCGCCTGCGCAACCAGATCGCGCCGGGCACCGAGGGCGGCTACACCCGCGACTTCACCAAGGCTGACGGCCCGGTGTCGTTCATCTACGACGCCTCGCAGAACTACCAGGCCGCCGGTACCCCCCTCGCGATCCTCGCGGGCAAGGAGTACGGCTCCGGCTCGTCCCGCGACTGGGCCGCCAAGGGCACCGCGCTCCTGGGCGTCAAGGCCGTCATCGCCGAGTCCTACGAGCGCATCCACCGCTCGAACCTCATCGGCATGGGCGTCCTCCCGCTCCAGTTCCCCGAGGGCCAGAACGCCGAGACCCTCGGCCTCACCGGCGAAGAGACCTTCTCCTTCACCGGCGTCACCGAGCTGAACAACGGCACCACCCCCCGTACGGTCAAGGTCACCACCGACACCGGTGTGGAGTTCGACGCGGTCGTCCGCATCGACACCCCCGGCGAGGCGGACTACTACCGCAACGGCGGCATCCTCCAGTACGTGCTCCGCAGCCTGATCCGCAAGTAGGCGGACCGGCCACCGAGTGACGAAGGGCCGTACCCCGGGGAGACCCGGAGTACGGCCCTTCGGCGTCGTACCGGCAACGCCGGACCGCTACATCGCGTCCCGCTGCACCCGGTCGAGCCGGCACTTCGTGCCCTCCGGGGCCTCCCCGGTGCCCTGGGCCGTCATTTTGGCCTTCTCCCCGGGCGCGACGTCCTCCGCGACCGCGAGGCCCTCGGACACCAGCTCACCGTCCCGGTCCACGAAGGACACGTACGCGACATAGGCCGCCGTGCTCCCGGTCCCGTTCACGACTTCCAGCTCCGCGTGCGGCCAGTCGATCAGGGAGTCCCGCGTGCACTTCGTGATCGTGACGTCCGCCGTCCCGTCCGTGTCGAACTCGGGCTCCTCGTCCGGTTCCTCCTCGTCCTCCTCCGTGTACGGAGCGGAGGAGGACGAGCCCGGCCGCTCGGGCGACAGGGCCGCGGAGTCCCAGGCCGACTGCATCAGCGAGTAGACGAGCACCACCACCGCCCCCACCAGGGCGAAGGAGACGCCGAGGACGAGCGTCACGATCAGGCCCGTACGCCCCTTCCGCGCCGGTCCGGCCGGGGCCGGGGCCGCCCAGGGCTCCCGCGCCCACGGCGAGGGCGGCGGCTGGGGGGACGACCGCTCCGGCTCCGGACCGGCCTGCGCCGGGGTGTGCGGCGCAGGCTGCGGCTGTTCGGGCGGCGGAGGCGGAAAGTTGTCGGACATGCGGTCCCCCCACGGGAAATCGAGCAGGTGAGGGACTTACGGTACGTGGCCCCGCCGACACCACCCGCGCCACCCACCCCACCCGTGCGGAAAACGAACGGACCACCATGGGCGAGCTGATCCTCATCCGGCACGGCGAGACCGAGTGGTCCCGCTCCGGGCAGCACACGAGCTGGACCGACCTCCCCCTGACCGCGACCGGCGAGCGCCAGGCCCGCGCCCTCGCCCCGCTCCTCACCGGCCGGAACATCGCGCTCACCCTCGTCAGCCCCGCCGTCCGCGCCCGCCGCACCGCCGAACTGGCCGGGCTCACCGGGGCCCGGGTCACCCCCGAGCTGCGGGAGTGGGACTACGGCGGCTACGAGGGCGTCACCACCCGGGAGATCCACCGCACCCGGCCCTTCTGGAACCTGTGGACCGACGGCGTCGACCCGGGTACCGACGAACACCCCGGCGAGAGCCCGGCGCAGGTCGGGGCGCGGGCCGACACCGTGCTGGCGGGGGTGCGGTCGGCCGCCGAGCGGGTCGGGGACGGAGACATCGCGTTGGTCGCCCACTCCCACCTCCTGCGCGTCCTCACCGCCCGCTACCTGGGGCTGACCCCGGCCGAGGGGCGCCTCTTCCAGCTCGCCACGGGGGCGCTCTCCCGGCTCGGTACGGAGCACGGCCAGCCGGTCGTCACCGCCCTCAACGTGGCCCTGCCCGAGAGCCTTCAGGACACGTAGAAAGCCGACGGCCGGCACCCCTGGGGGTACCGGCCGCCCGCGTGGATCACGTACGGATCAGGAGATCAGCTCCACCTCCGCCAGCGTCGCCGCCCCGGTCAGCACCAGCCGGTACTGCGCGTACGCCCCCGGCCGGTCCACCGAGAAGGCCCGGGTCTGCCTGTCCCAGGCGAAGGACTGGCCCGAGCGGCGGTCCAGGTCCTTCCAGCTCTTCCCGTCGGACGAGCCCTGGAGCGTCCACCCCTTCGGGGCCTTGTCAGCCGCCGCCGAGGTCAGCGTGTACTGGAGCGCCTTGGTGGACGCGGGCACCGGCAGCTCCACCGACGTGACCTCCGCCGAGGTGGCCGAGGTGTTGTCGAACAGCGCCCCGTCACCCTTCAGCACATCGCCCTTGGGCGCCGGGGCCTTGTCGTCCCGCTGGATGGAGACCGGGGCCGCGTCCTTGCCCGTGCCCCAGGCGGACGGCTTCGGGCCCATGTCGAACTCCAGCGTGCCGCCCCTGGCCAGCACCTCGTGGGGGAGCGCGGTGGAGGTCCACTTCTTGCCGTTGACCTTCACGCCCTGCACGTAGATGTTCGTCGCGCTGTTCTTCGGGGCCTTGACCGTCAGCTTGCGGCCGTTGTCCATGCGGACGGTGACCTTCTTGAAGAGCGGCGAGCCGATCGCGTACTCCCCGCTGCCCATCACCAGCGGATAGAAGCCGAGCGCCGAGAAGAGGTACCACGCCGACTGCTCGCCGTTGTCCTCGTCGCCGTGGATGCCCTGCCCGATCTCGCTGCCGACGTACAGGCGGCTCAGCACCTCGCGGACCTTCTCCTGTGTCTTGTGGGGCTGCGAGGCCGCGTTGTACATGTACGTGGCGTGGTGGGCGACCTGGTTGCTGTGCCCGTACTGGCCCATCCGCACGTCCCGCGCCTCGGTCATCTCGTGGATGACCCCGCCGTAGCTGCCGACGAACTCCGGACCGGCCGTCTCGGGCGTCGAGAAGTACGTGTCCAGCTTCTTGCCGAGCCCCGCGCGGCCGCCGTACAGGTTGGCCAGGCCCCGGCTGTCCTGCGGGGCGGTGAAGGCGTAGCCCCAGCCGTTGGTCTCGGTGTAGTCGTAGCCCCAGACGCGGGGGTCGTACTGGTCCGAGGGGAGGCGCCAGTCGCCGTTGGGCTTCCTGCCCTGGAAGAAGCCCGCCTTGTCGTCGAAGAGCTTGACGTACTTCTGCGCCCGGTTGAG carries:
- a CDS encoding aconitate hydratase 1, which translates into the protein MSANSFDARSTLRVGDESYEIFKLDKVEGSARLPYSLKVLLENLLRTEDGANITADHIRAIGGWDSQAQPSQEIQFTPARVIMQDFTGVPCVVDLATMREAVKELGGDPAKINPLAPAELVIDHSVIADKFGTNEAFAQNVELEYGRNRERYQFLRWGQTAFDEFKVVPPGTGIVHQVNIEHLARTVMVRNGQAYPDTLVGTDSHTTMVNGLGVLGWGVGGIEAEAAMLGQPVSMLIPRVVGFKLTGELTPGTTATDLVLTITEMLRKHGVVGKFVEFYGEGVAATSLANRATIGNMSPEFGSTAAIFPIDGETLNYLRLTGRDAQQVALVEAYAKEQGLWLDPAAEPDFSEKLELDLATVVPSIAGPKRPQDRIVLANAAQQFASDVRNYVSDTGVDEAGKESFPASDAPAVSNGVPSNPTTVTAPDGSTYEIDHGAVTVAAITSCTNTSNPYVMVAAALVAKKAVEKGLTRKPWVKTTLAPGSKVVTDYFDKAGLTPYLDKVGFNLVGYGCTTCIGNSGPLPEEVSKAVNDNDLAVTSVLSGNRNFEGRINPDVKMNYLASPPLVVAYAIAGSMKVDITKDALGTDQDGKPVYLTDIWPTEAEVNDVVANAIGEDMFNKSYQDVFAGDAQWQALPIPTGNTFEWDSESTYVRKPPYFEGMTMETTPVEDITGARVLAKLGDSVTTDHISPAGAIKADTPAGKYLTEHGIERRDFNSYGSRRGNHEVMIRGTFANIRLRNQIAPGTEGGYTRDFTKADGPVSFIYDASQNYQAAGTPLAILAGKEYGSGSSRDWAAKGTALLGVKAVIAESYERIHRSNLIGMGVLPLQFPEGQNAETLGLTGEETFSFTGVTELNNGTTPRTVKVTTDTGVEFDAVVRIDTPGEADYYRNGGILQYVLRSLIRK
- a CDS encoding histidine phosphatase family protein, whose translation is MGELILIRHGETEWSRSGQHTSWTDLPLTATGERQARALAPLLTGRNIALTLVSPAVRARRTAELAGLTGARVTPELREWDYGGYEGVTTREIHRTRPFWNLWTDGVDPGTDEHPGESPAQVGARADTVLAGVRSAAERVGDGDIALVAHSHLLRVLTARYLGLTPAEGRLFQLATGALSRLGTEHGQPVVTALNVALPESLQDT